A window of Solanum stenotomum isolate F172 chromosome 3, ASM1918654v1, whole genome shotgun sequence contains these coding sequences:
- the LOC125858524 gene encoding nascent polypeptide-associated complex subunit alpha-like protein 2, translating into MPGPVIEELEAEKKIQEDEPIVEDVKEEDDHDDDADDSEEDEDDDKEDGAQGGNSKQSRSEKKSRKAMLKLGMKPVTGVSRVTIKRTKNVLFFISKPDVFKSPNSETYVIFGEAKIEDLSSQLQTQAAQQFRMPDMGSVMAKPDVSGSNTAAEADEEEEVDETGVEPRDIELVSTQAGVSRSKAVKALKTHGGDIVSAIMELTT; encoded by the exons ATGCCAGGTCCCGTCATCGAAGAACTCGAAGCCGAGAAGAAGATTCAGGAGGATGAGCCCATCGTGGAGGACGTGAAAGAGGAAGACGACCACGATGATGACGCCGACGATTCTGAAGAAGACGAAGATGATGACAAGGAGGATGGTGCCCAAG GTGGCAATTCTAAGCAAAGCAGAAGTGAGAAGAAGAGTCGGAAAGCCATGTTGAAGCTTGGCATGAAACCTGTCACAGGGGTTAGCAGGGTCACTATTAAGAGGACCAAAAAT GTTTTATTCTTCATCTCAAAGCCAGATGTCTTCAAAAGCCCAAATTCTGAGACTTATGTCATATTTGGAGAGGCTAAGATTGAGGATTTGAGCTCTCAGTTGCAGACACAAGCAGCTCAGCAGTTTAGGATGCCAGACATGGGATCTGTTATGGCTAAGCCAGATGTGTCTGGCTCTAATACTGCTGCAGAGGCAGATGAGGAAGAAGAGGTCGATGAGACTGGTGTTGAACCTCGGGACATTGAATTGGTCTCGACACAAGCAGGAGTGTCTAGGAGCAAGGCAGTCAAGGCTCTGAAGACCCACGGTGGAGACATAGTCAGTGCCATCATGGAGCTGACCacttaa
- the LOC125858519 gene encoding peroxidase 5-like, with the protein MSARILISALIFLVLCECMMLEAQLQVGFYDNSCSMAEFIVRQEVANAFFINKGVAAGLVRMHFHDCFVRGCDGSVLIDSTPTNSAEKDSPANNPSLRGFEVIDSAKARLESVCQGVVSCADIVAFAARDSVAITGGFGYEVPAGRRDGRISLASETRSLPSPILNVDQLTQNFKNMGLTQEEMVTLSGAHTIGRSHCLAFSNRLYSFNSTTSQDPSLDPSYAAQLKQQCPEGTDASLVVPMNPVSPAITDECYYTDILANRGLFTSDQTLLTNPTTAIQVIQNARYPFLWKSKFASAMVKMGQIGVLAGTTGEIRANCRVINS; encoded by the exons atgaGTGCAAGAATATTGATTAGTGCACTAATATTCTTGGTTTTATGTGAGTGTATGATGTTAGAAGCACAACTTCAAGTGGGATTTTATGATAATTCATGTAGTATGGCTGAGTTCATTGTGAGACAAGAGGTTGCAAATGCCTTCTTTATAAATAAGGGAGTGGCTGCTGGCCTTGTCCGCATGCATTTCCATGATTGTTTCGTTAGA GGTTGTGATGGATCAGTGCTGATCGACTCGACTCCAACAAACTCAGCTGAGAAGGACTCACCAGCAAATAACCCGAGCCTTAGAGGTTTCGAAGTCATTGATAGTGCAAAGGCCAGGTTGGAATCTGTTTGTCAAGGAGTCGTTTCCTGTGCTGATATAGTCGCTTTTGCTGCTAGGGATAGTGTAGCGATA ACTGGAGGATTTGGCTATGAAGTTCCAGCTGGTAGAAGAGATGGCAGAATCTCACTAGCTTCAGAAACAAGAAGTTTACCCTCTCCTATATTGAATGTTGACCAGCTCACCCAAAACTTCAAAAATATGGGACTCACCCAAGAAGAAATGGTTACTCTCTCTG GAGCTCACACCATTGGTCGATCTCATTGCCTGGCCTTCAGTAACAGACTATACAGCTTCAACTCAACAACAAGCCAGGATCCCAGTCTTGATCCTTCCTATGCAGCCCAGTTGAAACAGCAATGTCCAGAAGGCACGGATGCAAGTTTGGTGGTGCCAATGAACCCTGTAAGCCCAGCTATCACTGATGAATGTTACTACACCGATATTCTGGCCAACAGGGGCTTGTTTACATCCGATCAAACTCTTCTCACAAATCCAACTACAGCTATCCAAGTAATACAAAATGCTAGGTATCCATTCCTCTGGAAAAGTAAATTTGCTAGTGCAATGGTTAAAATGGGCCAAATTGGTGTCTTGGCAGGCACAACTGGAGAGATCCGAGCTAACTGTAGAGTCATCAATAGCTGA
- the LOC125858525 gene encoding protein OVEREXPRESSOR OF CATIONIC PEROXIDASE 3-like, with protein sequence MPGVIVENEKKLQDDDWIVEVDDDMDDSDESDDAEDSDDDDGKEDDAEDRNREQLAEIRMMLANIVRDLADIRMTMEDNFKQMLLTLEALPDKVSEILAQHLAGPSVSHEPGPTPASTTVDSIASKPDSASSSHAPAPAPAVDAPPANTGCTPERVPAFLVPAAAAVPIPPIEAGDTHMPDSAA encoded by the exons ATGCCAGGTGTTATCGTCGAAAACGAGAAGAAGCTTCAGGATGATGACTGGATCGTGGAAGTCGACGATGATATGGATGATTCCGACGAAAGTGATGACGCCGAGGATTCTGACGATGACGATGGCAAGGAAGATGACGCCGAAG ACCGGAATAGGGAGCAATTGGCTGAAATTAGGATGATGTTGGCAAATATTGTAAGGGACCTTGCTGATATTAGAATGACTATGGAAGATAACTTCAAGCAGATGTTGCTAACGCTAGAAGCTCTACCTGATAAGGTTTCAGAAATTCTAGCCCAACATTTAGCTGGTCCATCCGTGTCCCATGAGCCTGGCCCAACCCCCGCATCTACCACAGTGGACAGTATAGCATCTAAGCCTGATTCCGCCTCCTCTTCACATGCACCTGCACCTGCACCTGCTGTTGATGCTCCTCCTGCTAATACTGGTTGTACCCCTGAAAGGGTTCCTGCTTTTCTTGTAcctgctgctgctgctgttcCTATCCCGCCTATTGAGGCTGGAGACACACATATGCCAGATTCAGCTGCCTAG